The Urocitellus parryii isolate mUroPar1 chromosome 6, mUroPar1.hap1, whole genome shotgun sequence genome includes a window with the following:
- the Rnf114 gene encoding E3 ubiquitin-protein ligase RNF114 isoform X2, whose product MAAQQQPREGVTQLAGPAAEADPLGRFTCPVCLEVYEKPVQVPCGHVFCSACLQECLKPKKPVCGVCRSALAPGVRAVELERQIESTETSCHGCRKNFFLSKIRAHVATCSKYQNYIMEGVKATTKDASLQPRNVPNRYTFPCPYCPEKNFDQEGLVEHCKLSHSTDTKSVDRTQCLMRARSVQYVPQCPGETPTTEAPTS is encoded by the exons ATGGCGGCGCAACAGCAGCCCCGTGAGGGCGTTACGCAGCTGGCGGGGCCGGCGGCGGAGGCCGACCCCCTGGGCCGCTTCACGTGTCCCGTGTGCCTGGAGGTGTACGAGAAGCCGGTGCAGGTGCCCTGCGGACACGT CTTTTGCTCTGCATGCCTGCAGGAATGTCTGAAGCCGAAGAAACCTGTCTGTGGCGTGTGTCGCAGCGCTCTGGCACCTGGCGTCCGAGCTGTGGAGCTCGAGCGGCAGATTGAGAGCACAGAGACTTCTTGCCATGGCTGCCGTAAGAAT TTCTTCCTATCTAAGATCCGAGCCCACGTGGCTACCTGTTCCAAATACCAGAACTACATCATGGAAGGTGTGAAGGCCACTACTAAGGACGCATCCCTTCAGCCAAG GAATGTCCCAAATCGTTACACCTTTCCTTGTCCTTACTGTCCCGAGAAGAACTTTGATCAGGAAGGACTTGTGGAGCACTGCAAATTATCCCACAGCACGGATACCAAATCTGTG gatcgaacccagtgcctcatgcgtgcaag GTCTGTCCAATATGTGCCTCAATGCCCTGGGGAGACCCCAACTACCGAAGCGCCAACTTCATAG
- the Rnf114 gene encoding E3 ubiquitin-protein ligase RNF114 isoform X1: MAAQQQPREGVTQLAGPAAEADPLGRFTCPVCLEVYEKPVQVPCGHVFCSACLQECLKPKKPVCGVCRSALAPGVRAVELERQIESTETSCHGCRKNFFLSKIRAHVATCSKYQNYIMEGVKATTKDASLQPRNVPNRYTFPCPYCPEKNFDQEGLVEHCKLSHSTDTKSVVCPICASMPWGDPNYRSANFIEHIQRRHQFSYDTFVDYDVDEEDMMNQVLQRSIIDQ; the protein is encoded by the exons ATGGCGGCGCAACAGCAGCCCCGTGAGGGCGTTACGCAGCTGGCGGGGCCGGCGGCGGAGGCCGACCCCCTGGGCCGCTTCACGTGTCCCGTGTGCCTGGAGGTGTACGAGAAGCCGGTGCAGGTGCCCTGCGGACACGT CTTTTGCTCTGCATGCCTGCAGGAATGTCTGAAGCCGAAGAAACCTGTCTGTGGCGTGTGTCGCAGCGCTCTGGCACCTGGCGTCCGAGCTGTGGAGCTCGAGCGGCAGATTGAGAGCACAGAGACTTCTTGCCATGGCTGCCGTAAGAAT TTCTTCCTATCTAAGATCCGAGCCCACGTGGCTACCTGTTCCAAATACCAGAACTACATCATGGAAGGTGTGAAGGCCACTACTAAGGACGCATCCCTTCAGCCAAG GAATGTCCCAAATCGTTACACCTTTCCTTGTCCTTACTGTCCCGAGAAGAACTTTGATCAGGAAGGACTTGTGGAGCACTGCAAATTATCCCACAGCACGGATACCAAATCTGTG GTCTGTCCAATATGTGCCTCAATGCCCTGGGGAGACCCCAACTACCGAAGCGCCAACTTCATAGAACACATCCAACGCCGGCACCAGTTTTCCTATGACACTTTTGTG GATTACGATGTTGATGAAGAGGACATGATGAATCAGGTGTTGCAGCGCTCCATCATCGACCAGTGA